From Leptospira brenneri:
TGCAGGTTGTAATCCGCAGATAGAAATGCTTATTTTTTGCTCTTGGCAAAGGCGAAGTGTTGTGACGAGCAACCGAAGTCCTGCAGAAGAGATAAAGGGAACATCACTCAAATTGAAAATGACCGGTTTCCCAGCGGCACCAACAAGGGCCATCAAATCCTTTTCAATTTTATGTGTATTGTGAACATCCAAATTGCCTTGGACATATACAACCATCTTGTTTCCAACTGCTTCCGAATGGATTCCAATTTTGTCTTCGTTCATACGATTGTTTTCTCCAAATAGGTTATGTTCTGTTTCCCGTTGAAGTCATAGGACACTTTGTCCATGAGAGTCTCCATTAGATAAACGCCAAATCCACCCTTCCGTTCCCCTTTTACATTGGCTTCCACGGAAGGTTTAGGAACTTTTTTTCTGTCAAAGGGTTTCCCCTCGTCAATGAGAACAACCTTGAGATTGTCTCCTATGAGTTCTAACCGACATTCAAAACTTGGATGGTCTAGTTCTGTGTCTTTGTAACTATGCATGACGATATTGGTCGCTGCTTCATCCAAAGA
This genomic window contains:
- a CDS encoding STAS domain-containing protein; translated protein: MNEDKIGIHSEAVGNKMVVYVQGNLDVHNTHKIEKDLMALVGAAGKPVIFNLSDVPFISSAGLRLLVTTLRLCQEQKISISICGLQPAVEKVFDIIGMQQLFTIYPDLDSALQ